The proteins below are encoded in one region of Parabacteroides sp. FAFU027:
- a CDS encoding arabinogalactan endo-beta-1,4-galactanase, translating into MKKSIITKSLLTLATIGYTILGITGCKGSDPVVNPIDTTKTDTTTFAKGADISWVTEMEASGKKFYNSSGVATECTALMKSLGMNSIRLRVWVNPANGYCNTNDILIKATRAKNLGMRIMIDFHYSDTWADPSKQTKPAAWTSLSFTDLKAAVATHTTSVLTTLKNNGITPVWVQVGNETSDGMLWEDGRASKSMANYAALTNAGYNAVKSVFPNAKVIVHLNNGYNNSLYRWIFDGLKNNGAKWDVIGMSVYPNWFTTANDWATCNTQVLANMIDLVSRYGTPVMVVECGMSWDSPVACKSFLTDLITKVKSVSGNKGLGVFYWEPECYGGWKSYTYGAFDNSGKPTVALDAFK; encoded by the coding sequence ATGAAGAAATCAATCATAACAAAATCACTCCTCACCCTGGCGACAATCGGGTACACGATTCTGGGAATAACCGGCTGTAAAGGCAGTGACCCGGTCGTCAATCCCATCGATACGACTAAAACCGATACCACAACCTTTGCCAAAGGAGCCGACATCAGCTGGGTGACAGAGATGGAAGCCAGCGGCAAGAAGTTTTACAATTCGTCAGGCGTTGCCACCGAATGCACCGCTCTGATGAAAAGCCTCGGAATGAACAGTATCCGTCTGCGCGTGTGGGTAAACCCGGCCAACGGCTATTGCAACACCAACGATATCCTGATTAAGGCTACGCGCGCTAAAAACCTGGGGATGCGTATTATGATTGATTTTCACTACAGCGATACCTGGGCCGATCCCAGTAAACAGACCAAACCGGCAGCCTGGACCTCACTCAGCTTCACCGACCTGAAGGCAGCGGTAGCCACTCACACAACCTCAGTCCTGACCACTTTAAAGAACAACGGGATTACCCCAGTCTGGGTACAGGTGGGCAATGAGACCAGTGACGGTATGCTGTGGGAAGATGGAAGGGCTTCAAAATCGATGGCCAACTATGCCGCCCTGACCAATGCCGGATACAATGCGGTGAAGTCGGTTTTTCCCAATGCCAAGGTCATTGTGCATCTCAATAACGGGTACAACAACTCCCTGTACCGCTGGATATTTGACGGACTGAAGAATAACGGCGCGAAATGGGATGTCATCGGCATGTCGGTCTATCCAAATTGGTTCACCACCGCCAACGACTGGGCGACCTGCAATACTCAGGTTTTGGCAAACATGATTGATCTGGTGTCACGCTATGGAACGCCGGTGATGGTCGTGGAGTGTGGCATGAGCTGGGATTCACCGGTTGCCTGCAAAAGCTTTCTGACCGACTTGATTACCAAGGTAAAATCCGTTTCCGGCAACAAAGGCTTGGGCGTCTTCTATTGGGAACCGGAATGTTACGGCGGATGGAAAAGTTATACATACGGCGCATTCGACAACTCCGGCAAACCGACCGTTGCACTCGACGCTTTTAAATAA
- a CDS encoding NADP-dependent malic enzyme, with protein MQKVTKEAALAYHEQGKPGKIEVIPTKPYSTQADLSLAYSPGVADPCLEIEKDPANAYRYTAKGNLVAVISNGTAVLGLGDIGALAGKPVMEGKGLLFKIFAGIDVFDIEINEKDPEKFIQAVKAIAPTFGGINLEDIKAPECFEIENRLKAELDIPIMHDDQHGTAIISGAGLINALEIVGKKIDEVKIVVNGAGASASSCTRLYKMLGAKKENITMVDSKGVVSIHRSDLTPAKKEFATTRTIKTLAEAMEGADVFLGLSVADVLTKEMVRSMNHDPIVFALANPNPEISYENAKASRSDLIFATGRSDHPNQINNVLGFPYIFRGALDVNASCINEEMKLAAAISIAELAKQPVPDVVNAAYNITNLTFGREYIIPKPLDPRLLTTVAPAVAKAAIESGVALKTITDWKAYDLHLQEMMGYDNKLMRRLSETARQNPRRVVYAEANHANMLKGAIQAKQDGYCFPILLGNEERIQKIAAELGLSLEGVEIVNMRHDREEERRVRYAHILADKNARKGITFNDALERMNDRNYFGMMMVESGDADTFITGTYTKYSETSRIAKEVIGIREGYNCFGAMHIVNTKKGPYFFADTMINRLPSTETLIDITRLTNRAVKFFNIKPVMAMISFSNFGTDTEGSPASIHEVVRQLHENYPHIDVDGEMQVNFALDKDLRDSKFPFSKLAGKDVNTLVFPNLSSGNAAYKLMANMGGAEIIGPIQMGLNKPIHFTDIESSVRDIVNLTVVSVLDALACEKLAEIDKRR; from the coding sequence ATGCAAAAAGTTACCAAAGAAGCGGCCCTTGCCTATCATGAACAAGGCAAACCGGGCAAAATAGAGGTGATCCCTACCAAACCCTACAGTACGCAAGCGGACCTATCTCTTGCATACTCTCCGGGAGTAGCGGATCCCTGTCTCGAAATCGAAAAAGATCCGGCAAACGCTTATCGTTACACGGCAAAAGGAAACCTGGTTGCTGTAATTTCAAACGGTACGGCAGTATTGGGTTTAGGTGATATTGGCGCCTTAGCCGGTAAGCCGGTGATGGAAGGGAAAGGCCTGCTCTTCAAAATATTTGCAGGAATCGATGTCTTCGATATTGAGATTAATGAAAAAGACCCCGAGAAGTTTATCCAGGCCGTAAAGGCTATCGCTCCGACATTCGGCGGTATTAATCTGGAAGATATCAAGGCGCCGGAATGTTTTGAGATCGAAAACCGTCTCAAAGCGGAACTTGATATCCCCATCATGCACGATGACCAGCACGGTACGGCTATTATTTCAGGCGCCGGATTGATCAATGCGCTGGAGATCGTTGGCAAAAAGATAGATGAGGTCAAGATCGTGGTGAATGGAGCCGGTGCTTCTGCCAGTTCCTGTACCCGGCTTTATAAGATGCTGGGGGCGAAAAAAGAGAATATCACGATGGTGGATAGTAAGGGCGTTGTTTCGATACATCGCAGTGACCTGACTCCTGCTAAAAAGGAATTTGCCACCACCCGCACTATAAAGACTTTGGCCGAAGCGATGGAAGGCGCCGATGTATTCCTCGGACTTTCAGTTGCCGATGTTTTGACTAAAGAGATGGTACGTTCAATGAATCATGATCCTATCGTATTTGCATTAGCAAACCCGAATCCGGAGATTTCGTACGAGAATGCCAAAGCGTCACGTTCAGACCTGATTTTTGCAACCGGACGTTCGGATCATCCTAACCAGATCAATAACGTGCTCGGATTCCCTTACATCTTCCGTGGTGCATTGGATGTAAATGCCAGTTGTATCAACGAAGAGATGAAGCTGGCTGCTGCTATATCCATTGCAGAATTGGCCAAACAGCCTGTTCCGGATGTGGTAAATGCCGCTTATAACATTACCAACCTGACTTTCGGACGTGAATACATAATCCCGAAACCGCTTGATCCTCGTCTGTTGACCACGGTAGCTCCGGCTGTGGCTAAGGCGGCTATAGAATCAGGTGTTGCACTGAAAACGATTACAGACTGGAAAGCTTATGATCTGCATTTGCAGGAGATGATGGGCTATGACAATAAACTGATGCGCCGCCTTTCTGAAACTGCCCGTCAAAACCCTCGTCGTGTAGTATATGCAGAAGCAAATCATGCCAATATGCTCAAAGGGGCTATTCAGGCCAAACAAGACGGTTATTGTTTCCCTATATTGTTGGGAAATGAGGAGCGCATTCAGAAGATTGCGGCAGAACTTGGGCTAAGCCTCGAAGGCGTGGAGATTGTAAACATGCGTCATGACCGCGAAGAGGAACGCCGTGTCCGCTATGCACACATCCTGGCTGATAAGAATGCGCGTAAGGGGATTACCTTTAACGATGCCCTGGAGAGAATGAATGACCGCAACTACTTCGGTATGATGATGGTGGAATCGGGAGATGCTGATACCTTTATCACCGGTACTTATACGAAATATTCCGAAACCAGCCGTATTGCCAAAGAGGTGATTGGCATCCGTGAAGGGTATAACTGCTTTGGTGCGATGCACATCGTCAACACCAAAAAAGGGCCTTATTTCTTCGCCGATACGATGATTAACCGTCTCCCTTCGACCGAGACGTTGATTGACATTACCCGTTTGACCAATCGTGCGGTAAAATTCTTCAACATCAAACCGGTGATGGCGATGATCTCTTTCTCGAACTTCGGAACGGATACCGAAGGTAGTCCGGCTTCCATTCATGAGGTGGTGAGACAGCTTCACGAAAATTATCCGCACATCGATGTCGATGGGGAGATGCAGGTGAATTTCGCACTGGACAAAGATCTACGCGATTCGAAATTCCCATTCAGCAAGTTGGCCGGTAAGGATGTGAATACATTGGTCTTCCCGAACCTTAGTTCCGGAAATGCTGCATACAAACTAATGGCTAACATGGGTGGTGCCGAGATCATCGGTCCGATCCAGATGGGACTAAACAAACCGATCCACTTTACCGATATCGAAAGCTCTGTGCGTGATATTGTCAATCTCACAGTAGTGTCGGTGCTTGATGCACTGGCCTGTGAGAAACTGGCTGAGATTGATAAACGACGATAA